The following proteins come from a genomic window of Proteinivorax hydrogeniformans:
- a CDS encoding solute carrier family 23 protein: protein MKNQTLSVGKMLPLSIQHIFAMFGATILVPALTGLDMGVALFTSAIGTLLFHFITKGQVPAYLGSSFAFIYPIQQLSTNYSPSVALGGAAVAGVIYLIVSTIIKRVGTDFLKKVLPPVVVGPVIMTIGLSLAPVAKDMSSTHTPTAVFTLILAISLTAFGKGFLRVIPLLLAIIGGYLFALGYQWVAPLELFGMTLLPSATIIDFTEVFNSSWVPALPNFTAPKFEINAMLYMIPFVLVTLVEHLGDILAIGRTIDKDLMKKPGLSRTLAGDGVATLVASFLGGPPNTTYGENIGVLAITKVKDSRVIQLAAVLVIILSVNPKFVALLGTIPEAVMGGIVILLFGMIASIGIRTLVENKVDLGNTRNLVIVSTILIIGISGISIWQFEGMGLAALVGIVLNATLPNFN, encoded by the coding sequence ATGAAAAATCAAACATTATCAGTAGGTAAAATGCTACCTCTATCCATCCAGCATATCTTTGCTATGTTTGGGGCAACAATATTAGTTCCTGCTTTGACTGGCTTAGACATGGGGGTTGCCCTTTTCACCTCAGCTATTGGCACGCTATTATTTCACTTTATAACTAAGGGACAAGTTCCCGCTTATCTTGGATCATCCTTTGCTTTTATTTATCCAATCCAGCAATTATCCACTAACTATTCACCTTCTGTGGCACTGGGGGGAGCGGCAGTAGCAGGTGTTATTTATCTAATCGTTTCCACCATAATAAAGCGTGTTGGCACCGATTTTTTGAAAAAAGTGTTACCACCTGTAGTAGTAGGGCCTGTTATAATGACAATCGGCTTGTCACTAGCTCCTGTCGCAAAGGATATGTCCTCAACCCATACTCCAACTGCAGTTTTTACTTTGATATTAGCAATTTCACTAACTGCTTTTGGCAAAGGGTTTTTACGAGTAATTCCCTTACTTTTAGCAATCATTGGTGGATATCTATTTGCGCTAGGATATCAATGGGTGGCACCATTAGAGTTGTTTGGGATGACATTGCTACCTTCTGCAACAATAATAGATTTCACAGAAGTGTTTAACAGCAGCTGGGTTCCAGCTCTACCTAACTTTACCGCGCCTAAATTTGAAATAAATGCAATGCTGTATATGATACCTTTCGTGCTAGTTACACTAGTGGAGCACTTAGGAGATATTTTAGCAATAGGGCGAACTATCGATAAAGACTTAATGAAGAAGCCTGGTTTGTCAAGAACTTTGGCTGGTGATGGTGTTGCAACGTTAGTTGCGTCATTTTTAGGGGGACCACCTAACACTACTTATGGCGAAAACATTGGAGTTTTAGCAATAACAAAAGTTAAAGACTCAAGAGTAATACAGCTAGCAGCAGTTCTTGTCATTATTCTCAGTGTTAACCCTAAGTTTGTAGCCCTTTTAGGAACAATACCTGAAGCGGTTATGGGTGGAATTGTTATACTGCTATTTGGTATGATCGCCTCGATAGGAATCAGAACCTTAGTGGAAAATAAGGTGGATCTAGGTAACACCAGAAACCTTGTAATAGTTTCAACTATCCTGATAATTGGGATTAGCGGCATCAGTATTTGGCAGTTTGAAGGCATGGGGCTAGCTGCTCTAGTAGGAATAGTGCTAAACGCTACTTTGCCAAACTTTAATTAA